A segment of the Terriglobia bacterium genome:
CGGCCATCTTCCCCAAGCCGGGCGCGTCTCGCTGTGGCTGACAGGATGGGTTTTCTGGACCGACTCGAACGGATCGAGAGCGCTGATGCACGACCCCTCGACGCCCATGGTCTCGCCGTACGTGCAGGTGCGCGACAGGCAGGGGAAGTGGGTCACCGTCATTCCCGATATGGGCCTGCCCAGCGGAACCAACCGCACCATGCGCGTTGACCTGACGGGTAAATTTCTCTCAGCCGACCATCACCTGCGCATCGTCACCAACCTCTGCGTTTACTGGGACCGCATCTTCTTCACCCGCAACGACCGCGTCGTACAGCCGGACCGCGCGATCGGACCCCAATATGCCGATCTCCATTATCGCGGCTTTTCTACGCCTGTCACCGATCCGAGGCACGTTCGCCCGGACCATTACGAATACGCTTCGCTGATGGACCGCGCGCCGTGGAACCCCATGCGCGGCTTTTATACGCGTTACGGCAGTGTCGAGAAGCTGGTGGGCCAGGCGGACAATCAACTGGTGGTGATGTCCACTGGAGATGAGATGACGGTGCGCTTCAGCGCGGGAGGATTTCCTCCGCTGCGGCAGGGATGGGCGCGGTCACTGTTCCTCGATGCCACCGGCTACGCGAAGGACGGCGAACCCAACACGGCTTATGCGGCCACGGTCGCCCCGCTTCCCTTCCATGCCATGACGAATTATCCGCCCGGCGCTCGGGACCGCGCTCCGGATGATGCGGGCTATCGCGACTATCTGAGGAACTACCAGACACGGCCGTCGTACCAGTTGATTCCGTCGCTGGCGCCGCCGGTGAATTGACGCAAGGCAGAAGGAGAGCCAGCCAGGTTTGCTGTGTGAGAAGAACCGCGGGCCTCGAAACCGAAGCTCCGCGCTACCCCGGCTCCCTTCTCTCTTGCAGCAAAGCCTGCCGCTTACTGGACGCGACTCGGGGACTCCGCAGCCGTAAGAGCCGCAGCGGGCGCTAACAGGCCCAGGCCCTGCAGAAGGAAGATGGTCCGCTGGGCGGCGTCACGCCAGACCAACTGGCAGCTTTCTCCCTGGCAGTTCTGGACGTATACGTCGCCTCCCGAATACTCCAGGCTGCAATTCTTGAATATGCAATTGACAAACACGCCATCATCGAGGATGACGTGCTGATTCTCAAATGTTCTATCTTCGTATCGAGTCATACTCGCGCACAAGGTCCTTTATCGGAGCATTTGGGAATTTCAGGTCTTGCCGCCGCCCCCCTTTGCGGCCTCAAGAAAGCATCTGTAGTGGTTCTGATGGGAGCCTACCATTTGCTGATGCCCGACGCAATCGTTCAGAGATGTACATCGACTCGCCGATGACGTTTCCCTCAAGTACCATTCAGCTTGGCGGGGCGCGGCCCCATCTCAGAAACAGATCGGCAGGAAACGCTTCAGACGCCAGGTCCTGCGGCATCGGTGGAAGGCGCAGGCCAAGGCCCCGGCGCGGGCCGGCGGGATCCCCGGCCATCCGGCCGCAGGCATGCCCGATCAGCCACCCTGCTGCGGAGTCTCGATATGGCGCCCGAGTGCAGTTGCGAAACCCGCGATTCGTCGATGCCAAGCCGGCAGCCAATCTGCTTCATGGTCAGCGCCTTTTTGTAGTAGAGCGCGATAATGGAGCGCTCGCGTTCGCTCAGGCAGCGGAGCGCGCGGGAAAGCAAATCTCTCTGTTCGCGGCGGTAACACAGCTCGAAGGGGCTGGCATCCTGCGAGGCTGGCAGGTCCTCTTCGTTCACACGCCTGCTGCTGTCCGGCAGAAAGCGGGCGTTGGTACCTTCAAAACCAAGCCGCTGCAACTCCGCCGCCCGTTCATGCCAGCGCTCGAGGCCCATACCCATCGCGCTGGCCATCTCTGCCGCTTCCGGCGCGCGCCCCAGACTGCGTTCAAGGGTCTGGCAGGTGGATTCGACTTTCTTGACCCTGCGCCGCATGTCACGCGAGGCGTAATCCTGGTCTCGCAGCGAATCGAGCATGGCCCCACGGATGCGATAGCGCGCGTAACTTTCGATCGATGGTCCCCTGGCAGGATCAAATTTGCGCACAGCGTCGATCAATCCCACCGTCCCGTCGCTGACAAGGTCGTCAAGCTCGACGTGCGCCGGCAGACGGCCGCGCAACTGAAAGGCAATCCGCTTGACCAGCGGCGCCAGCTTCACCACGAGGTCGTTGGCGCTACTCCCATCGTGGGCCGGCCCGCGTTTCTGTTCCGGGCGCGGATTGCCGGTGGAACACATCCTGCCGCCGCCAGGGTTGCCAGCGGAACGCCGGCGGCGCTCGCGCCCATCGTAGTGATGTTCATCAGGGTTTCGAGATATGCCAGGTTGGATTGCCACTTCAACACCTCCTTAAAATTCGTCTCCGTCGCAGATGGAGCAAGGCTGTCAGCAGGGCTGGAAGCCGTTTCAAGCCTCCGGCAGCCTGGCACCGCCGCGCACGTCAAGCCGTTAATGCACGGAGCGGGCCAACTCGGCTTCGAGGCTGGAAAAATGTGCCGCCCAACCCTTGTGCCAAGTGCGATCACGCGGACAGGTCCGCGACCATGCGAGCAGCAAACTGGCCGGCGCTTTTCAGAATGCCGGAAACAAGATACTCGTGTTTGTCCCGCTTTTTCAGACGCTTAGGGAATCTATAGCCTGGCCTTTCGCCTGCGATAACAGCGTCGCGTCAGTTGAGGCCATGGCAGCATCAAGAGGCGCTCGAAAAAATTACGCCCGGGCAGTGCGAGGCCCGATTGGGAGCAGCGGTCAACACGATCAAAGGGCTGATTCTTCTCAATTCGGGAAGGCTCGAGGCCCGTGATGAACGATGGTTCGAAGGCGGTGCTTAAGAGAAGTTTCATGAGAACATCCTAGGGAATCGCAGCCGGGATGAAGGGCGGCGAAGTTGGCGCGGATTGGCGGCCGGGCTGAATTCCAAATCAGAACAGTTTCCCGATTTGGGAATCGGCCGATAAAACTTCTTGCCGCATTGCGAGGATCGTCACCGATACCCACACGGGAAGCTGGCGGGCGCGGACACCCCTTCACGAGGTGGTGAGGCAACAAAGGGTCTCAGGTGATTTGCAACCGGGAAGGAGCTCGGGTCGCAAAGTCGACGCCGGACAAATTTAATTTCCATGAATCAGCGCCAGCGCGCCTGATGATACGGCATCATGAAGATTTGACGGACCGATCGAGGAGGTCCGGCGGGAATTTTTCGCGAGTCTTAAAAAACCCTTTTGCAAAATTTTTACACATCGTGTATATTTTCAGGTTTCATTGTGCTGTCAGGCGGATAGTAAACGCCACTGGGGCGCGGTCAAACCCATTAATGTGCAGAAGATTTAGAGGATGCTGACGCCTCGATAACCGCAGATTCGTACTCTGCAGGATGCATGTAAGGCTCTCAAAATGTCCCAAATCTTTCATCGCAGCATGAACGCCATTGCCAAAGCGTCGCTCTATGGCATCGTCATTCTTATTTGTGCGCTCGGCTACGGCATCTGGCAGGTCAACCAGTCGTCTTACTTCACGTACATCCAGCGTCCTATTCCGCAGCCGGTGCCTTTCAGCCACGAGCACCACACAGCGCAGCTTGGCATTGACTGCCGATACTGCCACACGTCGGTTGAAAATTCGTTCTATGCGGGTATTCCTCCCACGCACATCTGCATGTCCTGCCACTCGCAGCTTTGGACGAACGCCGACATGCTGGAGCCAGTGCGGGCGAGCTACCGCACCAATGATTCGATCCTGTGGAACAAGGTCAACGCCCTGCCGGACTTTGTCTTCTTCAACCACAGTATTCACATCAGCAAAGGAATTGGCTGCACGACGTGTCACGGGCAGCTTGGCAAGATGCCGATCACCTGGCGGGAAAATACCCTCTACATGAGGTGGTGCATCAACTGCCACAAGCATCCGGAGCGTTACGTCAGACCGAAGAAGGACGTATTCGATCCGATTTACACTCCGCCTGCCAACCAGATCGCCATGGGCAGGAAATTGGTGAAGCAGTATGAGATAAGGAGTCTGACAAGTTGCGAGACGTGTCACCGATAAACAGCGCACACAGGAACAACCAATGAAGGACAAGAACTTCATCGACCTCGCCTCAGTCCGGGCGGGTCTGGAAAATGGGGGCAGGAAACGCTTCTGGCGAAGCCTGGATCAATTGGCTGACACCGAAGAGTATCAGGAACTTGCGCGGCGCGAGTTCCCAACAAATCCTGTCAAACCTGCCGAATCCGGAGTCAGCCGGCGAAACATGCTGAAGCTGATGGCTGCTTCCGCCGGCCTCGCGGGATTGACGGCCTGCACAAAGCTTCCGATCGAACACATTGCGCCCTACGTTAGACCTTCCGAAGAGTTTGTTCCTGGCCACCCCTTGTTCTACGCCACCTCAATGCCTCGCCCCGAAGGAGGCGCTCTGGGCCTGTTGGTGAAGAGCGATATGGGCCGCCCCACCAAGGCGGAAGGTAATCCCGACCACCCGGCCAGCCTTGGCAGCACGGACGTTTTTGGCCAGGCATCGGTGCTCGACCTGTGGGACCCCGACCGTGCTCAGACGGTGTTGCACGAAGGCGCCATCACCAACTACAGCGAGTTTCTGGAATTACTGGGCCAGTTGCGAAGTATGTACCTGACCCGGAAGGGCGCAGGATTTCGAATCTTGACTGAGACGATTACGTCGCCAACGCTGGGCAGCCAACTGGCGTCGCTGACGGCGCAGTTCCCGGAAGCGAAGTGGCATCAGTACACGCCTGTGAACCGCCACGCGGAGCGGGAGGCCCTTCGGGCGGTGTATGGCGAACAGCTAAGCGCATACTACCGGTTTGACCAGGCTGATGTGGTGCTTGCGCTGGATTCCGATTTCCTGTGTTCGGGGCGGGCCGGCGTACGCTACACTCGCGACTTCGCTGACAAGCGCCGGGTCCGGGACACGCACAGTTCCATGAACCGTCTGTACGTGGTTGAATCGATGGCCACGATCACAGGCGCTGCGGCCGATCACCGGCTTCCGCTAAGGTCCAGCCAGGTTGAGGCTTTTGCCACGGCGTTGGCTGCGGCGGTGGGGGTGAAAGGAATAGATGCCGGCGCACAGGCCCCGGCCGGAGCTTCGGCGGGGTGGCTTGCCGGCGTGGCGCGCGATCTCCAGCGGCACGGCGGAGCCAGCATCGTTCTGGCCGGTGAGCATCAGCCGCCCATTGTCCATGCCCTGGCGCACGCCATCAACGCGGCGCTCGGCAACAACGGCAAAACGGTCATCCACACGGCCCCGATTGAAGCGCGGCCGGTCAACGAGATGGAATCCATCCGGGAACTCGCGGGCGACATGAATTCCGGTAAGGTCGAAACCCTGTTGATCATCGGCGGCAATCCGGTCTACAACGCTCCCGCCGATCTGGACTTTGAAAAGGCGCTCGATCGCGTCAGCCTCCGCCTGCGGCTGGGAATTTATAATGATGAAACGTCTTACCGCTGCCACTGGCTGGTTCCTCAGACCCATTTCCTGGAATCGTGGAGCGACGAACGCGCTTACGACGGTACGGCGTGCATCGTTCAGCCGCTGATTGCGCCGCTCTATGGCAACCATTCCCCGCATGAAATCCTGGGAGCGCTTCTCGGAGACCCTGGCCGCACTCCGCACGACTGGGTCCGCGGCTACTGGTCTGACCAGAAACTCACAACCTCCGTTGAGTACGAAACTTTCTGGGAGACCGCCCTCGAAAAAGGCGTGATCGCAGGGACCGCCTTCCCGGCCAGGACCGTGACCGCCAAGCCCGGCTTCGCCGCTGCCCTGGGCGGGCGCGCAAACGGCGGGAGCGCGGGCGCCGGTCCAATGGAGATTAGCTTCCGCCCCGACCCGACCGTCTGGGACGGCAGCTTCACCAATAATTCCTGGCTCCAGGAACTGCCCAAGCCGCTGACCACCATGACCTGGGACAACGCAGCCTTTATCAGCCTTGCCGCCGCCGAGCAACTGGGCGTCACGAATGGCGATGTGGTGGAGATCGCTTACGAGGGGCGCAAGCTTCGTCTCCCCGTCTGGATCCTTCCCGGCCACGCGGACGGCTGTGTGACGGTCAGCTTCGGCTACGGCCGCTCCCGCGCGGGCCACGTGGGCAATGGAACAGGATTCAACGCCTATTCCATCTGGACCTCCGATAAGCCCGGCTTCGGGCCGATTTCGCAGCCGCGGAAAACCGGCGAGCGTTACCATCTTGTGACCATGCAGCGCCACAACATTATCAACGCGGGCGGCCGCAAGCAGGAGGAGGAGAGCAAGAGCGCCTTCGAGCGTGAGCTGGTGCGGGTTGCAAGTCTCGACGAGTTTCGTTCAGACCCCGATTTTGCGGCGGACCCGGCCGAAGAAACGGTCCAGGCCCCCAACCTCTATCCCCAGTATGACTACAGCACGGGATATCAGTGGGCCATGGCGATTGATCTGAATAGCTGCGTGGGCTGCAATTCCTGCGTGATCGCCTGCTATGCCGAGAACAACATCGCGGTGGTTGGCAAAGACCAGGTGGACAAAGGGCGCATCATGCAGTGGATCCGGGTGGACACGTACTGGCGCGGCGGCCTCGAGAACCCGGAAACCTATCGTGTGGTGATGCCCTGTATGCACTGTGAAAATGCGCCTTGCGAATATGTGTGCCCGGTGGGGGCCACCGTGCACAGTCCCGAAGGGCTCAACCTGATGGTTTACAACCGCTGTGTCGGTACGCGCTACTGCTCGAACAACTGCCCCTACAAGGTGAGAAGGTTTAATTTTTATCTCTTTTCCGACTGGCAGACGCCCAGCCTTTACGGCGTGCGGAACCCGGACGTTTCGGTCCGCAGCCGCGGGGTGATGGAGAAATGCACTTACTGCGTGCAGCGCATCAAGGAAGCCGAAATCAGGACGCAGGAAGAAAATCGCACCATTCAGGACGGCGAAGTGGTTACCGCCTGTCAGCAGGCTTGCCCCACCCAGGCGATTATTTTCGGAAATAAGAACGATCCCAAGAGCAAAGTTGCAGCCCAGAAGGCGCAATCGAGGAACTACGTTTTGTTAGCCGATTTGAACATACGTCCACGGACCTCGTATCTGGCAACGCTGCGAAATCCGAATCCGGAGATCAAGGAGCAAGGGGATGTCCGTTAGAGAACCCGAAGACGTGGGTACCCTGGTCGTCCCGGGAAGCGACGTCCTTGCCCCCGGCCACACGTACGGGTCCGTCACCGACAAAATCAGCGCCATTGTCTTAACGCGGGGCACCGGCAACAAATATAAGGTGGGATTCGCGACCGCCGTGGCGCTCTTCATTGGGCTCAACATCGGCATCACGGTCCTGATGGCCTATGGCGTGGGCGTATGGGGCATCAACATTCCGGTGGGCTGGGGCTACGCCATCACGAATTTCGTCTGGTGGATCGGAATCGGCCACGCCGGCACGCTGATTTCAGCCTTTCTGTTGCTGATGCGCCAAAGATGGCGCACCTCCATCAACCGGTTTGCCGAGGCCATGACTCTGTTTGCCGTGGCCTGCGCGGGCATGTTTCCTCTGCTGCACATGGGCCGGCCGTGGCTTTTCTACTGGCTGCTTCCCTACCCGGACACGATGGGTGTCTGGCCGCAGTTCCGCAGTCCGCTGGTCTGGGACGTTTTTGCAGTTTCCACGTACGCGACCGTTTCCCTGCTGTTCTGGTATGTCGGGTTGATCCCCGATCTTGCGACGGTTCGGGACCGCGCCACCAAGCGGTTCAAGCAGATCATCTACGGAATTTTTGCCTTGGGCTGGAGAGGTTCGGCGCGCCACTGGGAGCGGTATGAAATGGCGGGCCTGCTGCTCGCGGGGATCGCAACGCCGCTGGTTGTTTCTGTCCACACTGTGGTGAGCTTCGACTTCACCATTGCCATCCTTCCAGGCTGGCACAGCACGATCTTCCCTCCCTATTTCGTTGCGGGCGCCATCTATTCCGGCTTCGCCATGGTGATTGCGCTGGCCGTGCCCTTGCGGAAATACTATGGCCTCGAAGACTTCCTCACCATCCGCCACCTGGACAACATGGGCAAGATCATGCTGGCCACGGGGCTGATTGTCGCCTACAGCTACGTTATGGAAACCTTCATGGCGTTTTACGGCGGCAACAAGTTTGACGTTTACATGATCATGAACAGGATGACCGGGCCTTACGCGACTGTTTACTGGGTGCTGATCGCCGTGAACCTCGTCATCCCGCAGTTGCTGTGGTCATCGCGCATCCGGCGCAACCCGCTCTACCTTTTCCTGCTGTCCTTCTCCGTGCAGACCGGCATGTGGATGGAACGCTACATGATTATCGTCACCGCCCTGCATCGCGATTTTGTCCCCTCGTCCTGGGGAATGTTCGTCCCGACGCGCTGGGATTGGATCGTCTTTGTCGGCACCATCGGCTTCTTCTTTACGCTCTTCTACCTTTTTATCCGCTTCCTTCCCATGATCTCGATCTTCGAAATGCGGGATCTGGTCCACAAGACCACAGAGGAGGCCACACCTTAAATGATCAGGATGAATTCCCTTTACGGACTGATGGCCGAGTTCATTTCGGCGGAGGAACTTCTGGAAGCGAGCAAGCTCGCCACCGAAGCCGGTTACAAGCGCCTGGATGCGTACTCGCCTTTCCCCATCGAAGGACTTGCTGAAGCCATCGGGGTCGAGAAGACCAGGCTGCCGATCATCGTTTTCTGTGGAGGCTTGTTCGGGTGCTGCGGGGGCTTCTTTCTGCAGTGGTGGCCCAACGTCATCGGATATCCGCTGAACATCGGCGGCAAGCCCTGGGACAGTTGGCCGGCCTTCATACCTATCACGTTCGAACTGACGATTCTGTGCGCTGCGTTGGCGACCACCTTCGGCATGATCGCGCTCAACGGTCTGCCCTCTCCTTATCATCCTGCGTTCAACGTCGAGCGATTTGCGCTGGCCAGCAAAGACCGGTTTTTCCTGCTGATCGAAGCGGAGGACCCCCATTTTGAACTGGAGCGGACACGGCAGTTTCTGAACGAACTCAATCCTCGCGAGGTATCGGAAGTTGAAAGCTAACAGGGGCCAGGCACAACACGTCATCAGGGCAGCCTCTTCTGCGTCCGTTCCGGGGGCCTTCCCCATCGACAGCCGCGCCCGAACGGCCCTGCAATGGACCGCTGTGGCGCTGCTCGCCGTTTTGATGACCGGATGCCGTCTGGATATGCACATTCAGCCGAAGTACAAAGGACTCGAGCCCAGCAGCTTCTTCAATGACGGGCGCTCAGAGCGGCCCGTGGTTCCTGGAACCGTGGCGAGAGGACAGTTAAGGACCGATGAGTTGTATTACACCGG
Coding sequences within it:
- a CDS encoding DUF3341 domain-containing protein gives rise to the protein MIRMNSLYGLMAEFISAEELLEASKLATEAGYKRLDAYSPFPIEGLAEAIGVEKTRLPIIVFCGGLFGCCGGFFLQWWPNVIGYPLNIGGKPWDSWPAFIPITFELTILCAALATTFGMIALNGLPSPYHPAFNVERFALASKDRFFLLIEAEDPHFELERTRQFLNELNPREVSEVES
- a CDS encoding TAT-variant-translocated molybdopterin oxidoreductase, giving the protein MKDKNFIDLASVRAGLENGGRKRFWRSLDQLADTEEYQELARREFPTNPVKPAESGVSRRNMLKLMAASAGLAGLTACTKLPIEHIAPYVRPSEEFVPGHPLFYATSMPRPEGGALGLLVKSDMGRPTKAEGNPDHPASLGSTDVFGQASVLDLWDPDRAQTVLHEGAITNYSEFLELLGQLRSMYLTRKGAGFRILTETITSPTLGSQLASLTAQFPEAKWHQYTPVNRHAEREALRAVYGEQLSAYYRFDQADVVLALDSDFLCSGRAGVRYTRDFADKRRVRDTHSSMNRLYVVESMATITGAAADHRLPLRSSQVEAFATALAAAVGVKGIDAGAQAPAGASAGWLAGVARDLQRHGGASIVLAGEHQPPIVHALAHAINAALGNNGKTVIHTAPIEARPVNEMESIRELAGDMNSGKVETLLIIGGNPVYNAPADLDFEKALDRVSLRLRLGIYNDETSYRCHWLVPQTHFLESWSDERAYDGTACIVQPLIAPLYGNHSPHEILGALLGDPGRTPHDWVRGYWSDQKLTTSVEYETFWETALEKGVIAGTAFPARTVTAKPGFAAALGGRANGGSAGAGPMEISFRPDPTVWDGSFTNNSWLQELPKPLTTMTWDNAAFISLAAAEQLGVTNGDVVEIAYEGRKLRLPVWILPGHADGCVTVSFGYGRSRAGHVGNGTGFNAYSIWTSDKPGFGPISQPRKTGERYHLVTMQRHNIINAGGRKQEEESKSAFERELVRVASLDEFRSDPDFAADPAEETVQAPNLYPQYDYSTGYQWAMAIDLNSCVGCNSCVIACYAENNIAVVGKDQVDKGRIMQWIRVDTYWRGGLENPETYRVVMPCMHCENAPCEYVCPVGATVHSPEGLNLMVYNRCVGTRYCSNNCPYKVRRFNFYLFSDWQTPSLYGVRNPDVSVRSRGVMEKCTYCVQRIKEAEIRTQEENRTIQDGEVVTACQQACPTQAIIFGNKNDPKSKVAAQKAQSRNYVLLADLNIRPRTSYLATLRNPNPEIKEQGDVR
- a CDS encoding cytochrome c3 family protein → MSQIFHRSMNAIAKASLYGIVILICALGYGIWQVNQSSYFTYIQRPIPQPVPFSHEHHTAQLGIDCRYCHTSVENSFYAGIPPTHICMSCHSQLWTNADMLEPVRASYRTNDSILWNKVNALPDFVFFNHSIHISKGIGCTTCHGQLGKMPITWRENTLYMRWCINCHKHPERYVRPKKDVFDPIYTPPANQIAMGRKLVKQYEIRSLTSCETCHR
- the nrfD gene encoding NrfD/PsrC family molybdoenzyme membrane anchor subunit, coding for MSVREPEDVGTLVVPGSDVLAPGHTYGSVTDKISAIVLTRGTGNKYKVGFATAVALFIGLNIGITVLMAYGVGVWGINIPVGWGYAITNFVWWIGIGHAGTLISAFLLLMRQRWRTSINRFAEAMTLFAVACAGMFPLLHMGRPWLFYWLLPYPDTMGVWPQFRSPLVWDVFAVSTYATVSLLFWYVGLIPDLATVRDRATKRFKQIIYGIFALGWRGSARHWERYEMAGLLLAGIATPLVVSVHTVVSFDFTIAILPGWHSTIFPPYFVAGAIYSGFAMVIALAVPLRKYYGLEDFLTIRHLDNMGKIMLATGLIVAYSYVMETFMAFYGGNKFDVYMIMNRMTGPYATVYWVLIAVNLVIPQLLWSSRIRRNPLYLFLLSFSVQTGMWMERYMIIVTALHRDFVPSSWGMFVPTRWDWIVFVGTIGFFFTLFYLFIRFLPMISIFEMRDLVHKTTEEATP
- a CDS encoding FliA/WhiG family RNA polymerase sigma factor codes for the protein MAIQPGISRNPDEHHYDGRERRRRSAGNPGGGRMCSTGNPRPEQKRGPAHDGSSANDLVVKLAPLVKRIAFQLRGRLPAHVELDDLVSDGTVGLIDAVRKFDPARGPSIESYARYRIRGAMLDSLRDQDYASRDMRRRVKKVESTCQTLERSLGRAPEAAEMASAMGMGLERWHERAAELQRLGFEGTNARFLPDSSRRVNEEDLPASQDASPFELCYRREQRDLLSRALRCLSERERSIIALYYKKALTMKQIGCRLGIDESRVSQLHSGAISRLRSRVADRACLRPDGRGSRRPAPGPWPAPSTDAAGPGV